A stretch of the Pongo pygmaeus isolate AG05252 chromosome 16, NHGRI_mPonPyg2-v2.0_pri, whole genome shotgun sequence genome encodes the following:
- the LOC129014227 gene encoding golgin subfamily A member 8B-like isoform X3, giving the protein MAEETRQSKLAAAKKKLKEYWQRNSPGVPAAAKRNRKANGSSPGTAASGGCHSSEASATGIHGEGPTSSATLKDLESPRQEQAAVLDSRSVKISRLNNTIKSLKQQKKQVEHQLEEEKEANSEKQKAQTELEVQIQRLNIENKKLNTDLYRTKRSLRYFEDESRDLAGRLQRSSQRTGELERALCAVAATQKKPDGFLSRSKALMKMQLEQSIREQILLKRHVTQLKELLKEVQLERDQYALQIKGERAQWQQRMRKMSQEVCTLKEAKKHDTHRVEELERSLSKLKNQTAEPLPPDPPAVPSEVELQDLRKELERVAGELQAQVENNRRINLLNHGQKERLREQEERLQEQQERLREQEKRLQQLAEPQSDYEELKNEDKSALQLEQQVKELQEKLGQVTEMVTSAQKEPEAAAPASGAGGESVSGETLRALREVMEKLESGLMDLLEEKADLREHVEKLEVRFIQYWRERCHQKVHRLLTEPGGSAKDAAPGGGHHQAGPGQGGGEGEAAGAAGDGVVACANYNEGHGKFLATARNPAAEPGPGAPAPQELGAADMHGDLCEVSLTNSVEPAQGEAREGSSQDNPTAQPIVQLLGEMQDHQEHPGLGSNPCVPCFCWAWLPRRRR; this is encoded by the exons atggCAGAAGAAACTCGACAGAGCAAATTAGCTGCAGCCAAGAAAAAG TTAAAAGAATATTGGCAGAGAAACAGCCCTGGTGTTCCAGCAGCAGCGAAGAGGAACAGGAAAGCAAATGGCAGTAGCCCTGGGACAGccgcttctggtggttgccactCATCTGAGGCT TCAGCAACAGGTATCCACGGGGAGGGCCCTACATCATCTGCTACCCTGAAGGATCTGGAG AGCCCACGCCAAGAACAAGCAGCAGTCCTGGACTCGAGGTCCGTAAAAATCAGTCGACTGAATAACACCATCAAATCTTTG aaacaacagaagaaaCAAGTGGAACATCAGCTGGAAGAA gaaaaggaagcaaacagTGAGAAACAGAAAGCCCAAACGGAGctagag GTTCAAATCCAGAGATTGAACATAGAGAACAAGAAACTAAATACGGACCTGTATCGCACGAAACGTTCTCTCAGATACTTTGAAG ACGAGTCCAGGGATCTGGCCGGCCGCCTGCAACGTTCATCACAGCGTACAGGAGAGTTAGAGCGGGCTCTCTGTGCTGTCGCCGCCACGCAGAAGAAGCCGGATGGG TTCTTGAGCCGCAGTAAAGCACTTATGAAGATGCAGTTAGAGCAGTCCATAAGGGAGCAGATACTGCTGAAACGACACGTGACACAG TTGAAGGAGTTGCTTAAAGAAGTCCAGCTGGAGAGAGATCAATATGCACTACAAATAAAAGGAGAGAGGGCCCAGTGGCAGCAGAGGATGAGGAAAATGTCACAGGAG gtTTGCACATTGAAGGAGGCGAAGAAGCATGATACACATCGGGTAGAAGAGCTGGAGAGGAGTTTGTCCAAACTCAAAAACCAGACGG CTGAACCACTGCCCCCGGATCCCCCAGCAGTGCCCTCTGAGGTGGAGCTGCAAGATCTGAGGAAGGAGCTGGAGAGAGTGGCAGGAGAGCTCCAGGCTCAGGTGGAAAACAATCGGCGCATCAATCTCCTGAACCATGGGCAAAAGGAGAGGCTTCGCGAGCAGGAGGAGAGGCTTCAGGAGCAGCAGGAGAGGCTTCGGGAACAGGAGAAGAGGCTTCAGCAGCTGGCCGAGCCACAGAGCGACTACGAGGAGCTG AAGAACGAGGACAAGAGCGCCCTGCAGTTGGAGCAGCAAGTAAAGGAGCTGCAGGAGAAGCTGGGCCAGGTGACGGAGATGGTCACCTCGGCCCAGAAGGAGCCAgaggcagcagccccagcctcGGGGGCTGGGGGCGAGTCTGTGAGTGGGGAGACCCTCCGGGCCCTGCGGGAAGTCATGGAGAAGCTAGAG AGCGGCCTTATGGACCTCCTGGAGGAGAAGGCGGACCTGAGGgagcatgtggagaaactggaagttCGATTCATCCAGTACTGGAGAGAGAGATGCCATCA GAAAGTGCATCGCCTTCTAACAGAGCCAGGGGGCAGTGCCAAAGACGCGGCACCTGGAGGAGGACATCACCAGGCTGGCCCAGGacaaggaggaggggaag GTGAAGCTGCTGGAGCTGCAGGAGATGGTGTTGTGGCTTGTGCCAACTATAACGAGGGGCACGGCAAATTCCTGGCCACTGCCCGGAACCCTGCTGCTGAACCCGGTCCAGGAGCCCCAGCCCCCCAGGAGCTTGGGGCTGCCGACATGCATGGTG ATCTTTGTGAGGTGAGCCTCACCAACAGCGTGGAGCCTGCACAAGGAGAAGCCAGGGAGGGTTCTTCCCAGGACAACCCTACTGCACAGCCAATCGTGCAGCTCCTTGGTGAGATGCAGGACCACCAAGAGCACCCAGGCTTGGGCAGCAACCCCTGTGTGCCATGCTTTTGCTGGGCTTGGCTGCCCAGAAGAAGGAGATAA